In the genome of Treponema pedis, one region contains:
- a CDS encoding DNA cytosine methyltransferase, whose translation MDIIDKTGFKVLKILKLLYLIILIKYMNNLVIILRTLLNTNEDEKMYKSIDLFAGIGGIRLGFDQAFKNDIKTVFISEWDEKAMETYKANFGDNIDVVGDITEIDEKDIPSHDILLAGFPCQAFSLAGHKKGFEDARGTLFFDVARIIKYHRPKVVFCENVKNLVNHDRGRTFQIIRNILEELSYAVFYQVLNSKDFGVPQNRERIYIVAFRNDIAPSDFVFPQKTDDTKVIKDIVEENEVSSKYYLSTAYLTSLKRHKVRHISKGNGFGYEVREATSVAGAIVCGGMGRERNLIIDERLTDFTPVTHIKGEVNREYIRKMTPREWARLQGFPDEFKLPVADTHLYKQFGNSVTVPVIRAIAEQIKLYLEKVNAETKKKRIII comes from the coding sequence ATGGATATTATAGATAAGACCGGTTTTAAGGTACTGAAGATATTGAAACTGTTATACTTAATAATTTTAATAAAGTATATGAATAATTTAGTTATAATATTGAGGACATTATTGAATACAAATGAGGATGAGAAAATGTATAAATCTATTGATTTATTTGCCGGCATCGGAGGAATAAGATTAGGATTCGATCAGGCTTTTAAGAATGATATTAAAACTGTTTTCATAAGTGAATGGGATGAAAAAGCGATGGAAACTTATAAAGCAAATTTTGGTGATAATATAGATGTTGTTGGAGACATTACTGAAATTGATGAAAAAGATATACCTAGTCATGATATATTATTGGCAGGATTCCCATGCCAGGCTTTTTCTCTCGCAGGGCATAAAAAAGGTTTTGAAGATGCGAGAGGTACATTATTTTTTGATGTTGCAAGAATTATAAAATATCATAGACCGAAGGTTGTGTTTTGTGAGAATGTCAAAAATCTTGTTAATCACGATAGAGGGCGTACGTTTCAGATTATAAGAAATATTTTGGAGGAATTGAGTTATGCGGTGTTTTATCAGGTTTTGAACAGCAAAGATTTCGGAGTTCCGCAAAACAGAGAGAGGATATATATTGTAGCATTCAGGAATGACATAGCACCTTCGGATTTTGTATTCCCGCAAAAAACAGATGACACAAAAGTTATAAAAGATATAGTTGAAGAAAATGAAGTGTCTTCAAAGTACTATTTATCTACGGCTTACTTAACATCCTTAAAAAGGCACAAAGTGAGACATATTTCAAAGGGAAACGGTTTCGGATATGAAGTCAGAGAAGCAACTTCCGTGGCTGGAGCTATTGTGTGCGGCGGAATGGGAAGAGAGAGAAATCTTATCATTGATGAACGCTTGACGGATTTTACTCCGGTTACTCATATTAAAGGCGAGGTAAATAGAGAATATATTCGTAAGATGACTCCGAGAGAATGGGCAAGACTTCAGGGGTTCCCTGATGAATTCAAGTTGCCGGTTGCAGATACGCACTTGTATAAACAATTCGGAAATTCGGTAACGGTTCCCGTCATACGCGCAATTGCCGAACAGATCAAGCTGTATCTTGAAAAAGTAAATGCGGAAACTAAAAAAAAGAGAATAATCATATAA
- a CDS encoding HpaII family restriction endonuclease: MITGNKGEWSEIYVLLRLLADGKIYAADSELNKLKDVYFPIIKIIREENKGEIKEYSTGEIVAIYINGSKVKELPATEFEMQSELLLNEINSKISKGAFSVEKTQNFMDKILCYKLSAPATDKSDITIKIIDINTGYSPTVGFSIKSELGSSPTLLNAGKTTNFIYKIIHGYPDLVREANEIYIVSAGKNHTDVRGRINKIIDENGQLKYWKMNNQTFRDNLVLIDSNMDKIIAETLLYFYRDGISNCDEMVEKLERENPMNYGNVNAYRYKFKKFLTAVALGMKPATVWDGVDEATGGYIVVTKEGYVLAYHIYNRNYFEEYLLKNTKYETASTSRHDFGEIYSENGKDFINLNLQVRFR, encoded by the coding sequence ATGATTACGGGAAATAAAGGAGAATGGTCGGAAATATATGTTTTATTAAGGCTCCTGGCAGACGGGAAGATATATGCGGCCGACAGTGAATTGAATAAACTGAAAGATGTGTACTTCCCTATCATTAAGATAATAAGAGAAGAGAACAAAGGTGAAATCAAGGAATACTCTACAGGAGAGATCGTAGCCATATACATTAACGGTTCAAAAGTAAAAGAATTACCTGCGACTGAGTTTGAAATGCAGTCCGAACTTCTGTTAAATGAAATCAACTCTAAAATTTCAAAAGGGGCATTTTCTGTAGAAAAAACGCAGAATTTTATGGATAAAATTTTGTGTTATAAGCTGTCGGCACCCGCAACGGACAAAAGCGATATTACAATAAAAATAATCGATATAAATACCGGTTACAGCCCTACAGTAGGGTTTTCCATAAAATCGGAATTGGGTTCTTCCCCTACTCTGTTAAATGCAGGGAAAACCACAAACTTTATTTATAAAATCATCCACGGTTATCCCGACTTGGTTCGAGAAGCAAACGAAATATATATCGTATCGGCGGGTAAAAATCACACGGATGTCAGAGGACGAATCAATAAAATCATTGACGAAAACGGGCAATTGAAATATTGGAAAATGAATAATCAGACTTTTAGGGATAATTTGGTATTGATTGACAGCAATATGGACAAAATCATCGCCGAAACTCTTTTGTATTTCTATAGAGACGGGATAAGCAACTGCGATGAAATGGTTGAAAAACTTGAACGGGAAAATCCTATGAACTATGGAAATGTCAATGCTTATAGGTATAAGTTCAAGAAGTTCCTGACTGCCGTAGCATTGGGAATGAAACCCGCTACGGTTTGGGACGGTGTGGATGAAGCAACCGGAGGATATATTGTCGTAACGAAAGAAGGCTATGTTCTTGCATATCATATATACAACAGAAATTACTTTGAAGAATACTTATTGAAGAACACAAAATATGAAACGGCATCCACTTCAAGGCATGATTTTGGGGAAATATACAGCGAGAACGGGAAAGATTTTATTAACTTAAATTTGCAAGTGAGATTCAGATGA
- a CDS encoding very short patch repair endonuclease: protein MMKKNKPMTRSENMARVKSKNTKLEIFFRKLLWHRGFRYRVNYKKLPGSPDIYIPKYKVAIFVNGCFWHMHENCKYSSIPKNNHNFWKNKLEGNVERDKQNYSQLERTGIKVIVVWGCEIKNMMKDSLVLEKELDSTLQKIFYNSLKK, encoded by the coding sequence ATGATGAAGAAAAATAAGCCCATGACAAGAAGTGAAAATATGGCGAGAGTTAAAAGTAAGAATACAAAGCTTGAAATTTTTTTTAGGAAACTTTTATGGCACAGGGGTTTTAGATATAGGGTTAATTATAAGAAATTACCTGGAAGTCCCGATATTTATATTCCTAAATACAAGGTTGCTATATTTGTAAACGGGTGCTTTTGGCACATGCATGAAAATTGTAAATATTCATCTATCCCCAAGAATAATCACAATTTTTGGAAAAATAAACTTGAAGGAAATGTCGAAAGAGATAAGCAAAACTACAGTCAACTTGAAAGGACAGGCATTAAAGTAATAGTTGTTTGGGGATGTGAAATTAAAAATATGATGAAAGACAGCTTGGTTTTAGAAAAAGAATTAGATTCAACACTCCAAAAGATTTTTTATAATTCTTTAAAGAAGTAA
- the hprK gene encoding HPr(Ser) kinase/phosphatase, giving the protein MADTTFSVLNLLDLDLQKHDSLELTCVSGRTGLSNKIVLPDINRPGLALSGFFDSFANERVQLFGRGENAYLKTLIEKKDLSTIEQMFSKKIPCCIFSHGLNPPQEFLEITDRYECPILKSELSSSELALRLLRVLSNTFAPKILLHGVLVEVFGLGILITGSSGVGKSETALELVERGHRLVADDVVEISCINGNTLVGRGANKVIGHHMEIRGLGIINIRQLYGIGAVRDVKQIQLVAKLEEWNAEKIYDRLGTSGLTMDILDVKIPMVEIPVKPGRNVPIILETAAKNERLKSMGYFSALEFGRNVLRWIESDSARSPYYTDDDTY; this is encoded by the coding sequence ATGGCTGATACCACTTTTTCGGTGCTTAATCTTTTGGATTTGGACTTGCAAAAACATGATTCTCTTGAGCTTACCTGCGTATCAGGCCGGACCGGACTTTCAAACAAGATTGTTCTGCCCGATATAAATAGGCCGGGTCTTGCCCTTTCAGGTTTTTTCGATTCTTTTGCGAATGAAAGAGTTCAGCTTTTCGGACGCGGAGAAAATGCTTATCTTAAAACTTTAATTGAAAAGAAGGACCTTTCTACCATAGAACAGATGTTTTCAAAAAAGATTCCGTGTTGTATTTTTTCACACGGTTTAAATCCGCCTCAGGAATTTTTAGAAATAACTGATAGATATGAATGCCCTATTTTAAAATCGGAACTTTCGTCAAGCGAATTGGCTTTGCGCCTTTTGAGAGTTTTATCGAATACGTTCGCTCCTAAAATTTTGCTTCACGGCGTTTTAGTTGAAGTTTTCGGATTAGGTATTTTAATTACGGGAAGCTCAGGTGTAGGAAAAAGCGAAACGGCTCTTGAACTTGTAGAGCGCGGACATCGCCTTGTAGCGGATGATGTTGTAGAAATTTCCTGTATAAACGGAAACACTCTGGTGGGCAGAGGAGCCAACAAGGTTATCGGGCATCATATGGAAATACGCGGATTGGGTATTATAAATATACGGCAGCTTTACGGTATAGGAGCCGTTAGAGATGTAAAACAAATACAGCTTGTTGCAAAATTGGAAGAATGGAATGCGGAGAAAATTTACGATAGGCTTGGAACCTCAGGTCTTACAATGGATATTCTCGATGTTAAAATTCCTATGGTGGAAATTCCGGTTAAGCCGGGACGGAATGTTCCCATTATTTTGGAAACCGCTGCAAAAAACGAAAGGCTTAAAAGCATGGGGTATTTTTCGGCATTGGAATTCGGCAGAAACGTTTTGCGTTGGATTGAATCCGATTCGGCACGTTCGCCGTACTATACCGATGACGATACTTATTAA
- a CDS encoding HPr family phosphocarrier protein, giving the protein MISKTVKVQNRAGIHARPASLIAQKSNAFASDIFLCRDTSKINAKSVIGIITMAATYGTELTLTCEGPDEQAACDAIENIFNNKFEEE; this is encoded by the coding sequence ATGATTTCAAAAACCGTTAAAGTTCAAAACAGAGCCGGCATACATGCCCGTCCTGCTTCGTTAATTGCACAAAAATCGAATGCCTTTGCTTCCGATATTTTTTTGTGCCGCGATACAAGTAAAATTAATGCAAAATCCGTTATAGGTATAATTACAATGGCTGCAACTTACGGGACGGAGCTCACGCTTACTTGTGAAGGGCCTGACGAACAAGCCGCTTGCGACGCTATAGAAAATATTTTTAATAACAAATTTGAAGAAGAATAG
- a CDS encoding efflux RND transporter periplasmic adaptor subunit: MERTEFEKKKANKRKKRIKKIFISIAVVVLLSVLYMLYKAAFTKTKAGNFSTVTVRKETIKEQIQISGYIEPAQKQVLQALGDGIVKRVNVKEGDSVKKGDLIFALDSTQQELQVEKQELAIAQESVRGSSRQLTLMQEELKMLKLQLRDRSIYAKFDGIIAALDISEGTYAKAQNNFGTLIDRSFLKATVTVAETDASRLSVGQKTLLNFQAVPGVEVEGKVIAYPSIARRDSERGNTVLDVKIVVENPHKDILPGYSFSGIIVAGENQTILYVEQNAIFYEEGEPYVRKVVNGNSVEKVKVEVTAYINGFVKILSGLQEGDVLDITSTSNNGR, translated from the coding sequence ATGGAACGGACGGAATTTGAAAAAAAGAAAGCGAACAAACGGAAAAAAAGAATTAAAAAAATTTTTATAAGTATTGCAGTTGTTGTTTTATTGTCGGTTTTATATATGCTTTATAAAGCCGCTTTTACAAAAACCAAGGCGGGTAATTTTTCTACCGTTACGGTACGTAAAGAAACAATAAAAGAACAAATTCAAATTTCCGGTTATATAGAGCCTGCTCAAAAACAAGTTTTACAAGCCTTAGGCGACGGTATTGTAAAACGTGTAAATGTAAAAGAAGGGGATAGCGTTAAAAAAGGAGACTTGATTTTTGCTCTGGACAGTACGCAGCAAGAGCTTCAAGTTGAAAAGCAGGAGCTTGCCATAGCTCAAGAATCCGTACGCGGTTCTTCACGGCAGCTTACCCTAATGCAGGAAGAATTAAAAATGTTAAAACTGCAATTAAGGGATAGAAGTATTTATGCAAAATTCGACGGAATTATTGCGGCGCTTGATATAAGTGAAGGCACCTATGCGAAAGCTCAAAATAATTTCGGAACTCTTATAGACCGTTCCTTTTTAAAAGCCACGGTAACTGTTGCCGAAACGGACGCTTCGCGTCTTTCGGTAGGTCAAAAAACATTATTAAATTTTCAAGCCGTTCCGGGAGTTGAAGTTGAAGGAAAGGTTATCGCATACCCTTCAATTGCAAGAAGGGATTCGGAACGGGGAAATACCGTGCTTGATGTAAAAATAGTTGTAGAAAATCCTCATAAAGATATTTTACCCGGTTACTCTTTTTCCGGTATAATTGTTGCAGGCGAAAATCAAACTATATTATACGTAGAACAAAATGCAATTTTTTATGAAGAAGGCGAGCCTTATGTCAGAAAAGTAGTAAACGGAAATTCAGTTGAAAAGGTTAAAGTTGAAGTTACCGCTTATATTAACGGATTTGTTAAAATTTTATCCGGTTTACAGGAAGGAGATGTTTTGGATATTACATCTACAAGTAATAACGGGAGATAG
- a CDS encoding ABC transporter ATP-binding protein encodes MLENIIRLDNVIKTYIMGDAEVHALSGVSFEIPNSSFVSIMGPSGSGKSTCMNMIGCLDRPTSGNIYIDGINTADMSENDLAVLRNETVGFVFQQYYLLPSLTVLENVMLPLRYQGLSFDKRKKRALEELENVGLSERIKHRPGELSGGQKQRVAIARALVTHPKIILADEPTGALDSETGNSVLDLFLKINKTGTAIIVVTHDLGIGAMAPRSIHLKDGAVISDTANKTL; translated from the coding sequence ATGCTTGAAAATATTATACGCTTGGATAATGTAATTAAGACATACATAATGGGCGATGCGGAAGTGCATGCTCTTTCAGGAGTTTCTTTTGAAATCCCCAATTCTTCTTTTGTTTCGATTATGGGTCCTTCAGGTTCAGGCAAATCTACTTGTATGAATATGATAGGCTGCCTTGACCGTCCGACTTCAGGCAATATTTACATTGACGGAATTAACACCGCCGATATGAGCGAAAACGACCTTGCTGTATTGCGGAATGAAACCGTCGGTTTTGTTTTTCAACAATATTATTTACTGCCCAGTTTGACCGTTTTGGAAAATGTTATGCTTCCTCTCAGATATCAAGGTCTTTCATTTGATAAAAGAAAAAAACGAGCTTTGGAAGAATTGGAAAATGTAGGCTTATCGGAGCGTATAAAGCATAGACCCGGTGAATTATCTGGAGGACAAAAGCAGCGTGTTGCAATTGCAAGGGCCTTGGTTACGCACCCTAAAATAATTTTGGCGGACGAACCTACGGGAGCTTTGGATTCCGAAACGGGGAATTCGGTTTTGGATTTATTTTTAAAAATAAATAAAACCGGGACTGCAATAATTGTAGTTACCCATGATTTGGGAATCGGTGCTATGGCGCCGCGCTCCATTCATTTAAAAGACGGAGCGGTAATTTCCGATACTGCAAATAAAACTTTATAA
- a CDS encoding ABC transporter permease: MFEDFINALQNFRINKMRTLLSLLGIVIGVMSVVIITTLSQSLSKSISAEFERFSLDTLTIRARWNPDTKKQWVQFTEEYRNTLMQKIPKIKNIFYTNDFNAKFSKGNTVSGNKQVYAVEPDRLEAMGLQLDYGTFFSLGDYAYGLQKAVIGKNIAEELFPEGRAVGKTVTLQISSGYNDIPPYNFQFEVIGVLKDSQSWMGASPAESVFIPRQFYKHKLMFAGMEARDLWSAEVKLLNSEDIEYVQAQILLISKELANGFARPVWVFSAKEQLNTINKVVSLVGVVMTAVAAISLLVGGIGIMNIMLVTITERRKEIGIRKALGATKTAIRNQFLVESAALTLTGGVIGVGVGLVISNVIAKTVLPMLAENPNDITVITAFDIQGIIISFAVSVSIGIFFGLHPALKAAKLDPVEALAD; this comes from the coding sequence ATGTTTGAAGATTTTATAAATGCTCTGCAAAATTTCAGAATAAATAAAATGCGCACCTTACTTTCCCTTTTGGGAATTGTAATCGGCGTTATGTCCGTAGTAATTATTACCACGTTAAGTCAATCTTTATCAAAATCCATATCGGCCGAGTTTGAACGGTTTTCGCTTGATACATTAACGATACGTGCGAGATGGAATCCCGATACGAAAAAGCAATGGGTTCAGTTTACGGAAGAATATAGAAATACCCTTATGCAAAAAATTCCTAAAATTAAAAATATTTTTTATACAAACGACTTTAATGCAAAATTTTCAAAAGGCAATACCGTATCGGGAAACAAACAGGTCTATGCTGTAGAGCCGGACAGACTGGAAGCTATGGGTTTACAACTGGATTACGGAACTTTTTTCAGCTTGGGAGATTATGCCTACGGCCTTCAAAAGGCGGTAATAGGGAAAAATATTGCGGAAGAACTTTTTCCGGAAGGAAGGGCGGTAGGCAAAACCGTAACACTTCAAATATCTTCAGGTTATAATGATATTCCTCCTTATAATTTTCAATTTGAAGTTATAGGAGTATTAAAAGATTCTCAATCGTGGATGGGTGCCAGCCCTGCCGAAAGCGTCTTTATTCCGCGCCAATTTTATAAACATAAATTAATGTTTGCAGGTATGGAAGCCCGCGACCTTTGGTCTGCAGAGGTTAAGCTTCTTAATTCCGAAGATATAGAATATGTGCAGGCTCAAATATTGTTGATATCTAAGGAGCTTGCAAACGGCTTTGCCCGTCCCGTTTGGGTGTTTTCCGCAAAGGAACAGCTTAACACTATAAATAAGGTTGTTTCTTTAGTAGGAGTTGTTATGACTGCCGTAGCCGCAATTTCTCTTTTGGTAGGCGGTATAGGTATTATGAACATTATGCTGGTTACAATTACGGAGCGTAGAAAAGAAATAGGTATACGTAAGGCTTTAGGGGCAACAAAGACTGCAATCAGAAATCAGTTTTTGGTAGAATCTGCGGCGCTTACACTTACCGGAGGAGTTATCGGTGTAGGAGTCGGCTTAGTAATAAGCAATGTTATTGCAAAAACCGTATTGCCTATGCTTGCGGAAAATCCTAACGATATTACCGTAATTACCGCTTTTGATATTCAAGGCATTATTATTTCATTTGCAGTAAGCGTAAGCATCGGTATATTTTTCGGTCTTCACCCCGCATTAAAGGCCGCAAAATTGGACCCGGTAGAAGCCTTAGCGGATTAA
- a CDS encoding amino acid--tRNA ligase-related protein — MDIEMLEFRAACIQAAREFFIQNNYLELDTPSLSESLIPETCLEVFRTEYIEPDGKKKIPLFLVPSPEVFIKPVIAQTKRSVFQLSKCYRNVESKGNIHSPEFSMLEYYTVNANYLDSVKITEKFFLFVLEKIKNFPLASPFILDALKSGFECLTMNEAFIKYAGFSLAKENSVRALGFHAERLGLGSAEKYADWKQDDLYELILVHAIEPNLPRNKAVALLDYPAFVPCLAAEKNETVYNTKNEALNWKTMERWEVYLNGVELANCYTECRDKEKIDAYFQTENALKQKHALVPHPPVTDFGKICANMPPCSGVAMGFDRFIMLLTGRKTLGGVL; from the coding sequence ATGGATATTGAAATGCTTGAATTTAGGGCTGCTTGTATTCAAGCTGCCCGTGAATTTTTTATTCAAAATAATTATTTGGAATTGGATACCCCTTCTCTTTCCGAATCGCTTATTCCGGAAACCTGCCTGGAGGTTTTCCGAACCGAATATATTGAGCCTGACGGGAAAAAAAAGATACCGCTTTTTTTAGTGCCGTCGCCTGAGGTTTTTATTAAGCCTGTAATTGCACAAACAAAGCGTTCCGTTTTTCAGCTTTCAAAATGTTACCGCAATGTTGAATCGAAAGGAAATATTCACAGTCCCGAATTTTCTATGCTAGAATATTATACCGTAAACGCAAACTATCTTGATTCCGTTAAAATTACGGAAAAGTTTTTTCTCTTTGTTTTAGAAAAAATAAAAAACTTTCCTCTTGCAAGTCCTTTTATTTTAGACGCCTTAAAAAGCGGATTTGAATGTTTAACAATGAATGAGGCTTTTATTAAGTATGCAGGGTTTTCTCTTGCAAAAGAAAATTCGGTAAGGGCTCTCGGATTTCATGCGGAGCGGCTCGGTTTGGGAAGTGCCGAAAAATATGCTGACTGGAAGCAAGATGATTTATATGAACTTATTTTAGTTCACGCAATAGAACCAAATTTGCCGCGGAATAAGGCCGTTGCTCTTTTGGATTATCCCGCCTTTGTACCCTGTCTTGCAGCGGAAAAAAACGAAACCGTTTATAATACAAAAAATGAAGCTCTTAACTGGAAAACGATGGAGCGATGGGAAGTTTATTTAAACGGAGTGGAGCTTGCAAACTGTTACACGGAATGCCGTGATAAAGAAAAAATAGATGCTTATTTTCAAACCGAAAACGCCTTAAAGCAAAAACACGCACTTGTTCCGCATCCTCCCGTAACGGATTTCGGAAAGATTTGTGCAAATATGCCGCCGTGTTCCGGTGTTGCGATGGGCTTTGACAGATTTATTATGCTTTTAACGGGAAGAAAAACCTTAGGCGGCGTGCTTTAA
- a CDS encoding heavy metal translocating P-type ATPase, whose product MKALFNILGMSCSACSSHVQRAVEKQNGIQQVQVNLLMNNMTVQYDENIISPEKIIKAVQSAGYNAVLDNKNTSKEKTENKRAAQTNAANEEKEKIKQRLIWSLIFMLPLFYISMGHMAGLPIPHFLHGIKNAVLFAFTQFLLSLPVLIVNKKFFLNGFKALIRKVPNMDSLVAVGAGASVLYGIYAIYKMAYGMGHGDFETVRHFSMDLYFESAAMILTLVTLGKFLEANAKGKTSEAITKLMNLSPKTALVIRENIQLEIPVEEIVKGDIILIKPGSSIPVDGIIIEGNSSIDESAITGESIPVEKTAGDKVISASVNLSGAFKFRAERVGNDTTLSQIIALVEEAAASKAPVAKLADKISLYFVPSVILISLISFAIWLLTGAQFEFALSRAIAVLVISCPCALGLATPTAIMAGTGKGAGLGILIRSAEALETAYKTDTVVLDKTGTVTEGKPVITQIERSANFTETEILTFAYSLEILSEHPLANAVIKKAEEEKIEPLKIKNFTAEHGLGISGITENADKDLKIFAGNEKLMQKNGIEIIQAKPLIDSLAEKGATPLLIGVENLNGDGKTLAGIIAVADKIKQGSIDAVNSFKAMGIKTVMLTGDNKKTAAAIKAQTGIDEFLAELLPQNKKIEIEKLNASGKTTAMIGDGINDAPALMTANVGIAVGNGTDIAVESADIILMNGDLQTAAAALQLSRSVMRNIKENLFWALFYNSLCIPLAAGVFYPAFGIVLSPMIAAAAMSLSSVSVVTNALRLNRFKPKYKLQEIPEKNKFEENKFMKTTLTVNGMACAHCVSIVEEALAKISGVTAKVDLEKKTAVIEHPETVSVDSLKKAITEAGYTIG is encoded by the coding sequence ATGAAAGCCTTATTTAACATTTTAGGAATGAGCTGTTCGGCATGCTCTTCTCATGTACAACGAGCCGTAGAAAAGCAAAACGGAATACAACAGGTACAAGTTAATCTTTTAATGAACAATATGACGGTTCAATACGACGAAAATATAATTTCGCCTGAAAAAATAATTAAAGCGGTACAAAGCGCAGGTTATAATGCAGTTTTGGATAATAAAAACACAAGTAAAGAAAAAACTGAAAATAAGCGTGCCGCTCAAACAAATGCGGCTAACGAAGAAAAAGAAAAAATCAAACAAAGGCTTATATGGTCGCTCATTTTTATGCTGCCGCTTTTTTATATTTCTATGGGGCACATGGCGGGACTTCCGATTCCCCATTTTTTACACGGAATAAAAAATGCGGTTCTTTTCGCATTTACTCAATTTTTATTGTCTCTTCCCGTCTTAATTGTAAACAAAAAATTCTTTTTAAACGGTTTTAAAGCTCTTATACGTAAGGTGCCCAATATGGATTCCCTTGTTGCCGTCGGTGCCGGAGCTTCGGTGCTTTACGGAATTTATGCAATTTATAAAATGGCCTACGGAATGGGACACGGCGATTTTGAAACCGTAAGGCATTTTTCAATGGATTTATACTTTGAATCCGCCGCAATGATTTTAACCCTTGTTACATTGGGCAAATTTTTAGAAGCAAACGCTAAGGGTAAAACTTCCGAAGCAATTACCAAGCTGATGAATCTGAGTCCTAAAACGGCCCTTGTAATACGCGAAAACATTCAGCTTGAAATTCCCGTAGAAGAAATCGTAAAAGGCGATATTATTTTAATTAAACCGGGCTCATCAATTCCCGTAGACGGTATAATCATAGAAGGAAATTCTTCAATAGATGAATCCGCCATTACAGGCGAAAGTATTCCCGTTGAAAAAACCGCAGGCGATAAGGTAATAAGCGCATCGGTTAATCTTTCTGGAGCCTTTAAATTCCGTGCCGAACGCGTAGGAAACGATACCACTCTTTCCCAAATTATCGCATTAGTCGAGGAAGCGGCAGCTTCAAAAGCGCCGGTTGCAAAACTTGCCGATAAAATAAGCCTTTATTTTGTTCCTTCCGTTATTTTAATTTCGCTTATAAGTTTTGCAATATGGCTTTTAACGGGAGCTCAATTCGAATTCGCTCTTTCCAGAGCAATTGCGGTTTTGGTTATTTCCTGTCCTTGTGCTTTAGGGCTTGCAACTCCTACGGCAATTATGGCAGGTACAGGGAAGGGAGCCGGATTGGGAATTTTAATCCGCTCCGCGGAAGCCCTGGAAACCGCTTATAAAACCGATACGGTTGTGCTTGATAAAACGGGAACCGTTACCGAGGGAAAGCCGGTTATTACTCAAATAGAAAGGTCGGCAAATTTTACCGAAACCGAAATCCTCACATTCGCTTACAGTCTTGAAATTCTTTCCGAACATCCTCTTGCAAATGCGGTTATAAAAAAAGCCGAAGAAGAAAAAATCGAACCGCTTAAAATAAAGAACTTTACAGCCGAACACGGTTTGGGAATATCGGGTATTACCGAAAACGCGGACAAGGATTTAAAGATTTTTGCAGGAAACGAAAAACTTATGCAAAAAAACGGAATTGAAATTATACAGGCAAAACCTTTAATCGATTCCCTTGCCGAAAAAGGAGCTACGCCTCTTTTAATCGGCGTTGAAAATTTAAACGGAGACGGAAAAACCCTTGCAGGTATTATCGCCGTTGCGGATAAAATAAAGCAGGGCAGTATCGATGCCGTAAATTCTTTTAAAGCAATGGGCATAAAAACCGTAATGCTTACAGGAGACAACAAAAAAACCGCGGCGGCAATAAAAGCACAAACAGGTATAGACGAATTTTTAGCCGAACTTTTGCCGCAAAATAAAAAAATCGAAATAGAAAAATTGAATGCGTCAGGCAAAACAACCGCAATGATAGGAGACGGCATAAACGATGCGCCGGCCTTAATGACCGCAAATGTGGGAATTGCAGTCGGAAACGGTACGGACATAGCCGTAGAAAGTGCGGATATTATTTTAATGAACGGAGACCTTCAAACGGCGGCGGCGGCCTTACAGCTTAGCCGTTCGGTTATGAGAAATATAAAAGAAAATCTTTTTTGGGCCTTATTTTACAACTCTCTTTGTATACCTCTTGCGGCGGGAGTATTTTATCCAGCTTTCGGAATCGTATTAAGCCCGATGATTGCAGCGGCGGCAATGAGTTTAAGCTCAGTATCGGTTGTAACGAACGCGCTCAGGTTAAACCGCTTTAAACCTAAATATAAACTTCAGGAAATTCCTGAAAAAAATAAATTTGAGGAGAATAAATTTATGAAAACCACATTAACGGTAAACGGAATGGCATGTGCCCACTGTGTTTCTATTGTCGAAGAAGCGTTGGCAAAAATTTCAGGTGTAACGGCAAAAGTTGACTTGGAGAAAAAAACGGCCGTAATTGAACACCCTGAAACGGTTTCCGTAGACAGCTTAAAAAAAGCGATTACGGAAGCGGGCTATACTATCGGATAG